A genome region from Nicotiana tabacum cultivar K326 chromosome 13, ASM71507v2, whole genome shotgun sequence includes the following:
- the LOC107809151 gene encoding bifunctional riboflavin biosynthesis protein RIBA 1, chloroplastic-like isoform X1 produces MASIQTSIGFSRLRSDHALNFVNPTTANYKSDLSSLSFARKLPFSFISSGKIVRATFISGEDNAWSCYSNRGAENGSFVNHGAGIQQQPDAIAVGTPTAEITPNRSGFLSGDDEFDLDHTAEGFSSIPEAIEDIRQGKMVIVVDDEDRENEGDLIMAAQLATPEAMAFIVKHGTGIVCVSMKDEDLDRLQLPLMVPPKENEEKLSTAFTVSVDAKYGTTTGVSARGRAKTVLALASKDSKPEDFNRPGHIFPLKYREGGVLKRAGHTEASVDLAVLAGLDPIAVLCEIVDDDGSMARLPRLQQFAEAENLKIISIADLIRYRRKREKLVELAAAAPIPTMWGPFKAYCFKSVLDGIEHIAMVKGDIGDGKDVLVRVHSECLTGDIFGSARCDCGKQLALAMKQIEQAGRGVLVYLRGHEGRGIGLGHKLRAYNLQDDGHDTVEANEELGLPVDSREYGIGAQILRDLGVRTMKLMTNNPAKYVGLKGYGLAIAGRVPLLAPITTENKRYLETKRVKLGHVYGSDANGHINGSEVCRASSDERSDNAA; encoded by the exons atggcttcaattcaaacttcaatTGGTTTTTCCCGTCTGCG ATCCGACCATGCTCTGAATTTTGTCAATCCAACTACAGCAAACTACAAATCAGATTTGTCCTCGCTAAGTTTTGCTAGAAAGTTACCCTTCAGCTTCATAAGCAGCGGCAAAATAGTAAGGGCTACATTTATATCAGGAGAAGACAATGCTTGGTCCTGTTATAGCAACCGAGGTGCAGAAAATGGTTCTTTTGTTAATCATGGAGCTGGAATTCAACAACAACCTGATGCAATAGCTGTCGGAACACCTACCGCTGAAATAACTCCAAACAGAAGTGGGTTTCTCTCTGGTGATGATGAATTTGACCTCGATCATACCGCTGAAGGATTCTCTTCTATTCCCGAGGCTATTGAAGACATTCGTCAAGGCAAG ATGGTGATTGTCGTAGATGATGAAGACAGAGAAAATGAGGGTGATCTAATAATGGCAGCACAATTAGCGACACCTGAAGCAATGGCCTTCATTGTAAAACATGGAACTGGAATTGTGTGTGTAAGTATGAAAGATGAAGATCTAGACCGGCTTCAACTTCCACTAATGGTGCCACCGAAAGAAAATGAGGAGAAACTCTCTACTGCTTTCACTGTTTCTGTG GATGCAAAATATGGTACCACAACAGGTGTATCCGCTCGTGGTAGGGCAAAAACAGTATTGGCTCTGGCATCCAAAGATTCAAAACCTGAGGATTTCAATCGACCTGGACATATTTTCCCACTGAAGTATAGAGAAGGAGGGGTGCTTAAAAGAGCTGGCCATACTGAAGCTTCTGTTGATCTTGCTGTTTTGGCTGGGTTGGACCCCATTGCTGTTCTTTGTGAAATAGTGGATGACGATGGTTCCATGGCCAGGTTGCCGAGGCTTCAGCAATTCGCTGAGGCTGAGAACCTAAAGATTATATCCATTGCCGATTTGATCAG GTATAGAAGGAAGAGAGAGAAACTGGTGGAGCTAGCTGCCGCTGCACCAATACCAACAATGTGGGGACCTTTTAAAGCCTACTGTTTTAAGTCTGTCTTGGATGGTATTGAGCATATTGCCATGGTCAAA GGTGATATTGGGGATGGGAAAGATGTTCTTGTCAGAGTGCACTCGGAATGTCTCACCGGCGACATATTTGGGTCAGCGAGATGCGACTGTGGCAAGCAGTTGGCACTTGCAATGAAGCAAATTGAGCAAGCTGGAAGAGGCGTGTTAGTATATCTCCGTGGACATGAAGGACGGGGAATAGGTTTGGGGCATAAACTTCGCGCTTACAATCTTCAAGATGATGGGCATGACACGGTTGAAGCTAATGAAGAGTTGGGATTACCTGTTGATTCTCGGGAGTATGGCATTGGTGCACAG ATACTTCGAGATTTAGGTGTTCGTACAATGAAACTGATGACAAACAACCCTGCAAAGTATGTTGGGCTCAAAGGATATGGTCTGGCAATTGCAGGTAGAGTTCCGCTGTTGGCGCCTATAACTACAGAAAATAAAAGATACTTAGAGACCAAACGTGTGAAATTGGGGCACGTATATGGTTCCGATGCCAATGGCCACATTAATGGTTCTGAAGTTTGTAGAGCGAGCAGCGATGAAAGATCTGACAATGCTGCCTGA
- the LOC107809151 gene encoding bifunctional riboflavin biosynthesis protein RIBA 1, chloroplastic-like isoform X2: MQHRVTRSDHALNFVNPTTANYKSDLSSLSFARKLPFSFISSGKIVRATFISGEDNAWSCYSNRGAENGSFVNHGAGIQQQPDAIAVGTPTAEITPNRSGFLSGDDEFDLDHTAEGFSSIPEAIEDIRQGKMVIVVDDEDRENEGDLIMAAQLATPEAMAFIVKHGTGIVCVSMKDEDLDRLQLPLMVPPKENEEKLSTAFTVSVDAKYGTTTGVSARGRAKTVLALASKDSKPEDFNRPGHIFPLKYREGGVLKRAGHTEASVDLAVLAGLDPIAVLCEIVDDDGSMARLPRLQQFAEAENLKIISIADLIRYRRKREKLVELAAAAPIPTMWGPFKAYCFKSVLDGIEHIAMVKGDIGDGKDVLVRVHSECLTGDIFGSARCDCGKQLALAMKQIEQAGRGVLVYLRGHEGRGIGLGHKLRAYNLQDDGHDTVEANEELGLPVDSREYGIGAQILRDLGVRTMKLMTNNPAKYVGLKGYGLAIAGRVPLLAPITTENKRYLETKRVKLGHVYGSDANGHINGSEVCRASSDERSDNAA, encoded by the exons ATGCAACATAGAGTTACCAG ATCCGACCATGCTCTGAATTTTGTCAATCCAACTACAGCAAACTACAAATCAGATTTGTCCTCGCTAAGTTTTGCTAGAAAGTTACCCTTCAGCTTCATAAGCAGCGGCAAAATAGTAAGGGCTACATTTATATCAGGAGAAGACAATGCTTGGTCCTGTTATAGCAACCGAGGTGCAGAAAATGGTTCTTTTGTTAATCATGGAGCTGGAATTCAACAACAACCTGATGCAATAGCTGTCGGAACACCTACCGCTGAAATAACTCCAAACAGAAGTGGGTTTCTCTCTGGTGATGATGAATTTGACCTCGATCATACCGCTGAAGGATTCTCTTCTATTCCCGAGGCTATTGAAGACATTCGTCAAGGCAAG ATGGTGATTGTCGTAGATGATGAAGACAGAGAAAATGAGGGTGATCTAATAATGGCAGCACAATTAGCGACACCTGAAGCAATGGCCTTCATTGTAAAACATGGAACTGGAATTGTGTGTGTAAGTATGAAAGATGAAGATCTAGACCGGCTTCAACTTCCACTAATGGTGCCACCGAAAGAAAATGAGGAGAAACTCTCTACTGCTTTCACTGTTTCTGTG GATGCAAAATATGGTACCACAACAGGTGTATCCGCTCGTGGTAGGGCAAAAACAGTATTGGCTCTGGCATCCAAAGATTCAAAACCTGAGGATTTCAATCGACCTGGACATATTTTCCCACTGAAGTATAGAGAAGGAGGGGTGCTTAAAAGAGCTGGCCATACTGAAGCTTCTGTTGATCTTGCTGTTTTGGCTGGGTTGGACCCCATTGCTGTTCTTTGTGAAATAGTGGATGACGATGGTTCCATGGCCAGGTTGCCGAGGCTTCAGCAATTCGCTGAGGCTGAGAACCTAAAGATTATATCCATTGCCGATTTGATCAG GTATAGAAGGAAGAGAGAGAAACTGGTGGAGCTAGCTGCCGCTGCACCAATACCAACAATGTGGGGACCTTTTAAAGCCTACTGTTTTAAGTCTGTCTTGGATGGTATTGAGCATATTGCCATGGTCAAA GGTGATATTGGGGATGGGAAAGATGTTCTTGTCAGAGTGCACTCGGAATGTCTCACCGGCGACATATTTGGGTCAGCGAGATGCGACTGTGGCAAGCAGTTGGCACTTGCAATGAAGCAAATTGAGCAAGCTGGAAGAGGCGTGTTAGTATATCTCCGTGGACATGAAGGACGGGGAATAGGTTTGGGGCATAAACTTCGCGCTTACAATCTTCAAGATGATGGGCATGACACGGTTGAAGCTAATGAAGAGTTGGGATTACCTGTTGATTCTCGGGAGTATGGCATTGGTGCACAG ATACTTCGAGATTTAGGTGTTCGTACAATGAAACTGATGACAAACAACCCTGCAAAGTATGTTGGGCTCAAAGGATATGGTCTGGCAATTGCAGGTAGAGTTCCGCTGTTGGCGCCTATAACTACAGAAAATAAAAGATACTTAGAGACCAAACGTGTGAAATTGGGGCACGTATATGGTTCCGATGCCAATGGCCACATTAATGGTTCTGAAGTTTGTAGAGCGAGCAGCGATGAAAGATCTGACAATGCTGCCTGA